From Juglans regia cultivar Chandler chromosome 8, Walnut 2.0, whole genome shotgun sequence, the proteins below share one genomic window:
- the LOC108985538 gene encoding transcription factor bHLH93-like: MELTQHSFLEELLAPRRDTWNTFPNGVNEFFPNDWSIDSLEDNPVLATPNPPLLGFSTPTGPSFECPFSDQVYPSLDGFTEIETSYAKINEKPLFPSREDYPSMVEDEDLSFLGSESHSMGEKNNGCKVEMDQAADIPAFNMGICGERKCKAKRLEGQPSKNLMAERRRRKRLNDRLSMLRSIVPKISKMDRTAILGDTIDYMKELLERINKLREENIEGGENQFNLMGFQEIQKNEVMVRNSPKFNVERRPYMDTQIGICCAAKPGLLLSTVNTLEALGLEIQHCVISCFNDFSMHASCSEGTQQRALISSEEIKEALFRNAGYGGRCL, encoded by the exons ATGGAGCTTACTCAACATAGTTTCTTGGAGGAGTTACTGGCTCCAAGAAGAGACACTTGGAACACTTTTCCTAATGGAGTGAATGAGTTCTTCCCTAATGACTGGAGCATTGATTCTTTGGAAGATAACCCAGTCCTGGCTACTCCAAATCCTCCATTACTAGGATTCTCCACACCAACCGGACCCAGCTTTGAATGTCCTTTCAGTGACCAGGTTTACCCATCTCTTGATGGATTTACAGAGATTGAAACATCATACGCCAAGATTAATGAAAAACCACTGTTTCCTTCCCGAGAAGATTACCCATCGATGGTGGAGGATGAGGACCTCAGTTTTCTCGGCAGTGAAAGTCACAGTATGGGAGAGAAAAATAATGGCTGCAAAGTTGAGATGGACCAGGCTGCTGATATTCCAGCTTTCAACATGGGTATATGTGGAGAGAGAAAGTGCAAAGCCAAGAGATTGGAAGGGCAGCCCTCAAAGAATCTAATGGCAGAAAGAAGACGAAGGAAGCGCTTAAATGACCGCCTATCCATGCTCAGATCAATTGTCCCTAAAATAAGCAAG ATGGACAGAACAGCTATACTTGGAGACACCATAGATTATATGAAGGAGCTTCTGGAAAGAATCAATAAgttgagagaagaaaacattGAAGGAGGTGAAAATCAGTTTAATTTGATGGGCTTCCAGGAGATACAGAAAAATGAAGTTATGGTGAGAAATTCCCCCAAG TTTAATGTGGAGAGGAGGCCGTACATGGATACTCAGATCGGTATTTGCTGTGCAGCTAAGCCAGGATTGTTGTTATCAACAGTAAACACGCTCGAAGCTTTGGGCCTTGAAATTCAACATTGTGTTATAAGCTGTTTCAATGATTTTTCAATGCATGCTTCTTGTTCTGAG GGAACACAGCAGCGAGCATTGATAAGTTctgaagaaataaaagaagcaTTATTTAGAAATGCCGGATATGGAGGAAGATGTTTGTAG